The proteins below are encoded in one region of Dasypus novemcinctus isolate mDasNov1 chromosome 13, mDasNov1.1.hap2, whole genome shotgun sequence:
- the LOC101425457 gene encoding apolipoprotein R-like produces the protein MKPSSGSSEPALCLLGVLALLLCPPRVHGCSSYPRVKHGHVREITKRASRMSWVTYECDEGYKLVGVAKIPCPVSKWSPAVPQCKALCLKPRIPNGRLSVEKEQYVNPETITVQCDPGYRMVGSQNISCSENKIWSPEVPKCEKEVLEGHEMILAGREMILAGHEMILAGKNLLNCLPNPQDTKMALELYKLSQEIKNLEKKRDEEKEPI, from the exons ATGAAGCCTTCTTCAGGGAGCAGCGAGCCAGCTCTGTGCCTCCTCGGGGTTCTGGCCTTGCTACTGTGCCCGCCCAGGGTACATG GTTGCAGTTCGTATCCCAGAGTTAAACATGGACACGTTAGAGAGATTACTAAAAGAGCATCACGCATGTCGTGGGTGACCTATGAATGCGATGAAGGATACAAACTGGTTGGAGTGGCTAAAATCCCCTGCCCTGTTTCAAAATGGTCACCTGCAGTTCCTCAGTGTAAAG CTCTGTGCCTAAAACCAAGAATACCAAATGGACGGCTGTCTGTGGAGAAGGAGCAGTATGTCAATCCTGAAACTATCACTGTCCAGTGTGACCCTGGCTATAGGATGGTTGGCTCCCAGAATATCTCTTGCTCAGAGAACAAAATTTGGAGCCCAGAGGTGCCCAAGTGTGAGAAG gaaGTCCTGGAAGGTCATGAGATGATCCTGGCAGGTCGTGAGATGATCCTGGCAGGTCATGAGATGATCTTGGCAGGTAAAAACCTCTTAAACTGTCTACCAAATCCTCAGGATACAAAAATGGCCCTGGAGTTATACAAACTATCTCAGGAAATTAAAAATCTGGAGAAAAAGAGAGACGAGGAGAAAGAACCCATTTAA